The Herbiconiux sp. SALV-R1 nucleotide sequence TGATGGCAGGCGCATGGTCGGGAGGGGCGGCGCAGACCTGGTTGTGGCTGGCCGCTCTGATCTACGATGCGGGAGCTGTCTACTTCACTTCGAGCCGAGGGGAGTTCCGGGTGAACTCGACAGCTCACGCGGCCGAGCGTTTCGGTCTGGTGGTGATTCTGGCTCTCGGAGAGTCCGTGATCGCCATGGGTGCCGGTCTCAGCCACGTAGACCTCGACGGCGCATCGATCGCTGGTGTTTTTCTGGCCGTGGCTGGCAACATCGTCGTCTGGTGGCTCTATTTCCATCACTTCTCAGACACTGTCGAGGCTGCTCTTCGGAAACGCTCCGGGAAGGCTCGTCTGGAGGATGCCACGCTCATCTACACATTCGCGCATTTCTTGATCGTCGCGGGCATCCTGCTCACGGCTGCCGGAATCGAATCCGCCATGTCGCACATCGGAGACTGGCAGTCCATAGGACCGTTCAGTTCCATCGCGATCGCAGCCGGCGGCTCACTCGTTCTCGTCGCCACGGCGGCGATTTGGAAACGCGTCACCAGGAGGGTCTTGATCTTTCGCTTGATCGTCGGCGTCGCCTTCATCCCAGGATCAGTGCTCGCCGCACAGCTCGTCCCAAT carries:
- a CDS encoding low temperature requirement protein A; the encoded protein is MGDGQGVTRLELFFDLIFVYAFTQVTQTMVHEHNALGVLQGLIILGLLWWSWVAYAWLGNQAFAERGLMPFGLGTAAALMFVIAFAVPDVFSDESSPRLAPIVLVIAYVLVRLIHIGLYLIAARDDRGLRRQLILTNSIAVVPMAVLLMAGAWSGGAAQTWLWLAALIYDAGAVYFTSSRGEFRVNSTAHAAERFGLVVILALGESVIAMGAGLSHVDLDGASIAGVFLAVAGNIVVWWLYFHHFSDTVEAALRKRSGKARLEDATLIYTFAHFLIVAGILLTAAGIESAMSHIGDWQSIGPFSSIAIAAGGSLVLVATAAIWKRVTRRVLIFRLIVGVAFIPGSVLAAQLVPIAYFTVFVLAGASLILIESLTRELRVPSTPGPA